One window of Microcoleus vaginatus PCC 9802 genomic DNA carries:
- a CDS encoding glycosyltransferase: MPKHLSFVIPVHNEEATIKLLFEKIQLVMFQTGIDSYEVIFIDDGSRDYSWQEIADLASQHPKLIKAIKMRRNFGKSAALSAGFRNAAGIIIFTLDADLQDDPAEIPKFLHHLESGFDLVSGWRKQRNDPLSKTLPSKLFNAVACLLTGVQMHDMNCGFKAYRREVLQSIKLYGELHRYIPALANNLGFKIGEVVVEHHPRKHGKSNYGWERYARGFIDLLTVLATTQYLHKPGHLFGGLGLCFGLVGTVSLSYLIVIWFLNLAGMNFGPIGNRPLLFFGILCTILSVQLISLGILAELMARNVDADYVDKQISEIIDDSGFDI, from the coding sequence ATGCCAAAACATCTCAGCTTCGTAATCCCCGTTCACAACGAAGAAGCCACCATAAAATTACTGTTTGAAAAAATCCAACTTGTCATGTTCCAAACAGGAATTGACAGTTACGAAGTCATTTTCATAGATGACGGTAGCCGCGATTATTCGTGGCAAGAAATCGCTGATTTAGCCAGCCAACATCCCAAACTAATTAAAGCGATTAAAATGCGCCGCAACTTTGGCAAATCCGCCGCGCTTTCAGCAGGATTTCGCAATGCAGCAGGGATAATTATCTTTACTCTCGATGCTGACCTTCAGGATGACCCCGCTGAAATTCCCAAGTTCTTACATCATTTAGAATCGGGATTTGATTTAGTTTCCGGTTGGCGAAAACAGCGGAACGACCCGCTTTCTAAAACTTTACCTTCCAAGCTGTTTAATGCCGTTGCGTGTTTGCTGACAGGGGTGCAAATGCACGATATGAATTGCGGTTTTAAAGCTTACCGTAGGGAAGTTTTGCAATCGATTAAATTGTACGGGGAATTGCACCGCTACATTCCGGCTTTAGCAAACAATTTAGGTTTTAAAATTGGCGAAGTAGTGGTGGAACATCATCCGCGAAAGCACGGAAAATCGAATTACGGCTGGGAACGCTATGCGCGGGGTTTTATTGATTTGTTGACGGTGTTAGCCACGACGCAGTATTTGCACAAACCGGGTCATTTGTTTGGGGGGTTGGGCTTGTGTTTTGGCTTGGTTGGAACTGTTTCCCTGAGTTATTTGATAGTTATTTGGTTTCTGAATTTGGCGGGGATGAATTTTGGGCCCATCGGCAATCGACCTTTGTTATTTTTTGGGATTTTGTGTACAATTCTGTCGGTGCAGTTGATTTCTTTGGGGATTTTAGCTGAGTTGATGGCGCGGAATGTGGATGCTGATTATGTGGACAAGCAGATTAGCGAAATTATTGATGATTCGGGTTTTGACATTTAA
- the rfbD gene encoding dTDP-4-dehydrorhamnose reductase — MKILLAGGSGQLAQELQPILLSSGEVIALDRTRLDLSQPESIRQAMAEIQPDLVVNGGAYTAVDKAESEPELANAINGIAPGILAEECEKLGSSLMHFSTDYVFDGSNGSAYQETDSTNPLGTYGQSKLAGEEAIRKAGNRHIIIRTAWVYGNGGKGNFVKTMLRLGKEREEIRVVADQIGSPTWTGDLGAATSQIIPLLGSETFGTYQYTNSGVCSWYDFAIAIFEEAAQLGFPLKIQRVIPITTSEYPTPAKRPAFSVLSTVKISGLLGTHPPHWRQGLRQMLAREVK, encoded by the coding sequence ATGAAAATTTTACTCGCAGGTGGCAGCGGACAGCTAGCTCAAGAATTGCAGCCGATTTTATTATCTTCGGGAGAGGTAATTGCGCTCGATCGCACTCGCCTCGACTTATCCCAACCCGAAAGCATCCGTCAGGCAATGGCTGAAATTCAACCGGATTTAGTCGTCAATGGGGGTGCTTACACTGCGGTAGACAAAGCAGAAAGCGAACCGGAATTAGCAAACGCAATCAACGGCATTGCACCCGGAATTCTCGCAGAAGAATGCGAAAAACTGGGATCAAGTTTGATGCACTTTTCTACTGATTATGTATTTGACGGCAGCAACGGTTCTGCTTATCAGGAAACAGATTCTACGAACCCGCTGGGAACTTACGGCCAATCGAAATTAGCAGGCGAGGAAGCAATTCGGAAAGCAGGAAACCGACATATTATTATTAGAACTGCGTGGGTTTACGGCAACGGCGGCAAAGGTAATTTTGTCAAAACCATGCTGAGGTTGGGAAAGGAAAGGGAAGAAATTCGCGTAGTAGCAGATCAGATCGGAAGTCCTACTTGGACTGGGGATTTAGGTGCGGCGACTTCGCAAATTATTCCTCTCCTGGGGTCAGAAACTTTTGGGACTTACCAGTATACTAACAGCGGCGTTTGTAGTTGGTACGATTTTGCGATCGCCATTTTTGAGGAAGCAGCACAACTCGGCTTTCCCCTAAAAATTCAGCGCGTAATTCCCATCACCACCTCCGAATATCCGACACCCGCAAAACGTCCCGCTTTTTCTGTCCTCTCTACCGTAAAAATATCAGGACTTCTAGGCACCCATCCTCCCCACTGGCGGCAAGGGCTCAGACAAATGCTGGCAAGAGAAGTGAAATAA
- the rfbC gene encoding dTDP-4-dehydrorhamnose 3,5-epimerase: MNVISTEIPEVLIVEPKIFGDDRGFFFESFNHKAFIEKTGVTAEFVQDNHSKSSKNVLRGLHYQLQQPQGKLLRVVAGEIFDVAVDIRQSSQTFGKWVGCLLSAENKRQFWVPAGFAHGFLVVSETAEVLYKTTDYYAPAQERCLLWNDPDLAIDWPLDGAQPILSAKDQAGQTLKTAQVF, encoded by the coding sequence ATGAATGTTATATCTACTGAAATACCGGAAGTTCTCATCGTTGAGCCAAAAATTTTCGGAGACGATCGCGGTTTCTTTTTTGAAAGTTTCAATCACAAAGCTTTTATCGAAAAAACAGGCGTGACGGCCGAATTTGTTCAAGACAATCATTCCAAATCCTCTAAAAATGTGTTGCGCGGTTTGCACTATCAACTGCAGCAGCCTCAAGGCAAATTGCTGCGGGTAGTGGCTGGCGAAATATTTGATGTAGCGGTCGATATTAGACAAAGTTCGCAGACTTTCGGAAAGTGGGTGGGGTGTTTGCTGAGTGCAGAAAATAAACGGCAATTTTGGGTGCCGGCGGGATTTGCTCACGGTTTTTTAGTGGTTTCGGAGACGGCTGAAGTTTTGTACAAAACTACAGATTATTATGCACCTGCACAGGAGCGGTGTCTCCTGTGGAATGACCCCGATTTGGCGATCGACTGGCCGCTAGATGGTGCTCAACCAATCTTATCAGCTAAAGACCAAGCGGGACAAACATTGAAAACAGCTCAAGTGTTTTGA
- a CDS encoding class I SAM-dependent methyltransferase: MKTDTYLKKLYANRFDSRQMQAKVALWKVLIDDFLQNYVPPDSAILDIGGGYCEFINQIRAEKKCLIDLNPDSKLFANPDVKVLNIDVLNIGDQPAFSEEFDRIFISNFFEHLRNKEELIQIISFCFEALKPGGCLLVVQPNFKYSFKEYYDFIDHQLPITHLSLQELLQTVGFEIDLIIPRFLPFSTKGRPASPWLLKVYLKLPFLWLFLGGQMFVKASKKNNRGRAS; encoded by the coding sequence ATGAAAACTGACACATATCTCAAAAAATTGTATGCCAACCGCTTTGATTCCCGACAAATGCAAGCGAAGGTGGCACTCTGGAAAGTTTTAATTGACGATTTTTTACAAAATTATGTTCCTCCCGACTCAGCAATTTTAGATATTGGCGGCGGTTACTGCGAGTTCATAAATCAAATTAGAGCTGAAAAAAAATGTTTGATTGACCTCAATCCAGATTCAAAGTTATTTGCAAATCCTGATGTGAAGGTGCTTAATATTGATGTCTTGAATATTGGCGATCAACCTGCTTTTAGCGAAGAATTTGACAGAATATTTATCTCTAACTTTTTTGAACATCTCCGCAATAAAGAAGAACTAATCCAAATTATCTCATTTTGCTTTGAGGCGCTTAAGCCAGGGGGTTGCCTCTTAGTTGTCCAACCAAATTTTAAATATTCTTTCAAAGAGTATTACGATTTTATCGATCATCAATTACCAATTACCCACTTATCGCTGCAAGAACTGTTACAAACCGTCGGTTTTGAAATCGACCTAATTATACCCAGATTTTTGCCATTTTCGACCAAAGGCAGACCGGCATCGCCCTGGCTTTTAAAAGTTTACTTAAAATTGCCTTTTTTGTGGTTGTTTTTGGGAGGCCAAATGTTTGTTAAAGCATCAAAAAAAAACAATAGAGGCAGAGCCTCATGA
- a CDS encoding NAD-dependent epimerase/dehydratase family protein produces the protein MPDRILIVGGAGFIGSCLAIGLKKLHPEWQIICLDNLRRRGSELNLPRLKSCGIQFVYGDIRTAADLDPVALNADCIIDCAAEPSVLAGFSSPQYVLQTNLLGTVNVLELARQTGASLLFLSTSRVYPIASVKSVKLLELPNRFAIAPEQTLPGISEFGISEDFPLKGHRSLYGATKLASELLIEEYREAYNVPAIINRCGLITGAWQMGKVDQGVCGLWVAAHYFQKSLNYIGFRGSGKQVRDLLHVEDLLRLVNYQLEHFPEFDGEVFNVGGGLSNSLSLVETTALCQKITGKSIPIHPVLEERAGDIPIFITDYSRVMEKTGWRPVIGPEAALQDIYNWIAANEVVLSSIL, from the coding sequence ATGCCTGATAGAATTTTAATTGTTGGTGGTGCGGGTTTCATCGGCAGTTGTTTGGCAATTGGCCTGAAGAAACTGCACCCGGAATGGCAAATAATTTGTTTAGATAACCTGCGTCGCCGGGGCTCGGAATTGAATCTGCCTCGGCTTAAAAGTTGCGGGATTCAGTTTGTTTACGGGGATATTCGTACAGCGGCGGATTTAGATCCAGTTGCACTGAATGCTGACTGCATTATAGATTGTGCTGCGGAGCCTTCTGTGTTGGCTGGTTTTAGTTCGCCACAGTACGTTTTGCAGACGAACTTACTGGGCACTGTGAATGTTTTGGAGTTGGCGAGACAAACGGGTGCGAGTTTGCTGTTTTTGTCTACGAGTCGGGTTTATCCGATCGCCAGTGTCAAGTCTGTTAAACTGTTAGAGTTGCCGAATAGATTTGCGATCGCTCCTGAGCAAACTTTACCTGGTATATCCGAGTTTGGCATATCAGAAGACTTCCCTTTAAAAGGACACCGTTCGCTTTACGGAGCAACTAAATTAGCTTCGGAATTGCTGATCGAGGAGTACAGGGAAGCATACAATGTGCCCGCAATTATTAACCGCTGTGGGTTAATTACTGGTGCTTGGCAAATGGGTAAAGTCGATCAGGGAGTTTGCGGTTTGTGGGTGGCGGCTCACTATTTTCAAAAGTCGCTGAATTATATCGGTTTTCGCGGCAGTGGGAAGCAGGTTAGGGATTTACTGCACGTTGAAGATTTGTTGAGGTTAGTTAATTATCAGTTAGAACATTTTCCTGAATTTGATGGCGAAGTTTTTAATGTTGGCGGCGGTTTGAGCAACAGTCTTTCTTTGGTTGAGACAACTGCTTTGTGCCAAAAGATTACGGGTAAATCGATTCCCATTCATCCTGTTTTGGAGGAACGCGCGGGGGATATTCCGATTTTTATTACTGATTATTCTAGGGTGATGGAGAAAACAGGATGGCGCCCTGTTATTGGGCCGGAAGCAGCTTTGCAGGATATTTATAATTGGATTGCTGCTAATGAGGTGGTTTTAAGTTCCATTTTGTAG
- a CDS encoding glycosyltransferase family 2 protein, with protein MKISVIIPAHNEEGCLYGTVRAIAQTLDLEGIPHEILIVNDNSVDRTIDICQELSETFPTVRYINNQPPNGFGFAVRRGLAEFDGDAAAIVMADASDDPMDLVAGYRKLQEGYDCVFGSRFIKGGFVVDYPIHKLAINRLANWFVKSIFGLRYSDVTNAFKIYRREVIEGVQPILSHHFNLTVELPLKAIVRGFSYTVIPLRWYNRTAGISKLKIKEMGSRYLFIVLYVWLEKHLSRGDYHRTRKIAKLKVNA; from the coding sequence GTGAAAATTTCTGTGATTATACCAGCCCACAATGAGGAGGGCTGTTTGTACGGTACTGTGCGGGCGATCGCCCAGACGCTCGATTTAGAAGGCATTCCGCACGAAATTTTGATTGTCAATGACAACAGTGTCGATCGAACTATTGATATTTGCCAGGAGTTGTCAGAGACTTTTCCCACAGTTAGATACATCAACAATCAACCTCCGAATGGTTTCGGATTTGCCGTGCGCCGGGGTTTGGCGGAATTTGACGGAGATGCTGCAGCAATTGTGATGGCGGATGCTTCCGACGATCCGATGGATTTGGTAGCAGGATACCGCAAGTTGCAAGAAGGATATGATTGCGTTTTCGGTTCCCGCTTTATCAAAGGCGGATTTGTGGTTGATTATCCAATTCACAAGTTAGCAATTAACCGCTTAGCAAACTGGTTTGTCAAAAGTATTTTCGGCTTGCGATACAGCGATGTCACCAATGCTTTTAAAATTTACCGCAGAGAAGTAATTGAAGGCGTGCAACCAATTTTGAGCCATCATTTTAATTTGACAGTCGAACTGCCTTTAAAAGCAATTGTTAGGGGTTTTTCCTATACGGTAATTCCTCTGAGGTGGTACAATCGGACTGCTGGTATTTCTAAGCTGAAAATCAAAGAGATGGGCAGTAGGTATTTGTTTATTGTCTTGTATGTATGGCTGGAAAAACATCTCTCTCGCGGCGACTACCACCGGACTAGAAAGATAGCCAAATTAAAAGTGAATGCCTGA